A segment of the Panicum hallii strain FIL2 chromosome 1, PHallii_v3.1, whole genome shotgun sequence genome:
TTGGGTTTGACACTGTGCAGATCTTTCCAACCTGGAACAACCATCAAAAGGAACCCCGGCCCTTTTTGTTTGGAAATCCACCAGCCTGCCTTTTGTGTTGGACCAAAGTTTGAATTTCAAGGCGTCAGTTAGAATCAATTCCATCATGACAAGTCAGAGAATGGAGGtacacatgagcaaacaacTCAGAGCGAAAGTCAGTAATAATCACTAATCAGAAGTCAGGAGATGAGGTACAAGACGAGCAAGGGCTAGAACTCAACCACTGTCAGTAATCTGGTAAGTAAAGATATTGTACAGTACGCAGtgaaagagagaggaaaaaagaaTCTGAAATATCGCTCGGTATGAAATCTACAATAGCTCGAGTTCATATATCAATCATGGAAGCAATGATAAAAACTCAGGTGGTATAAATAAGCACACACACTGCTGAGCTCCTCCGCAAAACAAGAACGCAGCAATGCTGCTGTCAGGGCCTTCCAAGGTTTGAATTACACGGTACAGAATCCCATATGAACTCAACCAGCAGCCAAGCGATCACTCAACTAAGTCAGCCAATCGTATCAGATACAACCCCGCAACGGCAGGGTGTGTTCCTCCAGGGGGACATCGGCCAGCGACGTCCGTGcgcctcaggtcatgatgcagacCGTAGTAGCTGCCTAGCCACTCTCTCTCATGCAGTGGCCTGGGAGAAGATATCTGTAACGATCGGTTTGCTCCAGCAGATAGGCGGGGAGATGAACAGCAGAGAATGTACTTGGAATAGGCCCCAGCTTGGCAATGATCTCTTGGAATGTGTATTCTTCAGGAAGCATGTCGAAAAGATCGGACCCTTCGCAAATCACATGCTGAATCCTCTTGGAGTTCAGGAAGTACTTGAATCTGATCCGATCGACATGGCTGTAGGCTTTCATCTTGAAGATGAAATCGTTTATGTAGCGAAAGCAAAAGCTGCAGTGCCACCCTGAATCAGCCAGAAGGTCATCTGTTTGCCGGAAATGCGCATACCTGGTCTTTCCAGACCTGTATCTGTGTACTGAAGCCCTCCAGCTCTTGTCATCAAGTAAGAACTGGAATGAGTAGAGGTAGTTCctgagctggagatgaagaatCTCAGGAATATCATCACACCATCTCAGGAGGTTGATCGTATGCCCACTTGGGATCTCATCAACATCAGACATGATCAACAGGTCATCATCTGTGATGCCCGCAATCTTAATAAGCTGGTCGAGAGCAACTCTTTGATACGACTCCTCAACAAATGGGTTTTCTCCCTTCACGAACCTTCCTCCTATCATACCATAGGTCAACCGCGACTCAGCAAACTCAAACCGTTGGCGGTTTTCCTTGAAGTGAAGATCCTTCTTTATGCCAGTGAAGGTTGAATTGGACTCAAGCAGCACAAATTCCGATACATATGGGCTCAGCTCGTGCCAACGGATGTCAAGAATGTCAAGCTCGTTGCTGAAGAGCACAGCATCAAAGACACGGCGTGGAGTCTCCCTGACTTTCCATCCATGCAACTTGCAGAGGTTATTCATAGAGACATTCTCATGATAGTAGTGAGGACGTATTGTGAAGGGCTTTGGGGGCTTTTCCCAGATTGGGCGGAGGAAGTACGTGACCTTCTGGCCATGCACGTATATGACGAAGATCAGAATAGGAACACCAATCAGTAGGATCAAGAGAGCCCTCAAATCAAATCCCCGCAGTGCGCACTTCAGCCTTGACATGCTCAGAACTGACTTTGAACCATACTGCAGACAAATTCAAGAAGCAAATAAGAAATCTGACAGGCAGCAGTGAATATCAGGACAAGGCATAAATTGAACTAAAAGGCAATCTACAACGTGACTATATGAACTCTAATGAACTGTATTCTGTAACAGTGCCGATCACTCAAAACACCATAGTCAGGACATGACTTTTTTCTGCATCAATTCAACTAGCAGAGCTCAATAGGGGAGGAAACATCAAAATGCATTGCAGCCAGGGGCATTGGGcaacaaacaaaaaaaatgcGGAACTAGACAAAAGCAAGGATAATTTAATTCACTAAGCATGAGAATGGTAACTAAAAAAGGCTAAAAGAGCGCATGAGCATTTGAATTATTCGAACAAAAAGCTGTCATAgaaaagatttttttttttgataccCTACTGACATAGCACCATGAAGACAACCGGTGAACATAGGGAACATCACAGCCATCACAAATTCCTAGGTTGAAAGCACGAGCTTCTAAAATATCCGCCGTGAATGTGCAGCCGTGTAACAGCAACCAAAATAATGCATGTGCAGTAGATTAAAGAAGTAACCGGTGGACCGGTGGAATATGCGCATTTTCTGTGTTAAAAACAATATCTTTATCAGTGAAAGGCTGGTGCAGATCCACCAACAGGAAAGCAATCAACCAGTTTTGATTTATTTAGTAAAGAAAACAGCCTGTAAATTCACTTTTGCGGCATGAACCCTCGCCATCTGCACGGGAACCAATCGGGAATTGCTCAAAAAAGCTGGAAACTTTATGGCGAAAGAAAAGATAGATTCTGGGATTAGGCCAGGCAGGCGGATTGAGCCAGGTCGAGAGATTCTAGCTCAGCCAGAAGCATCCAGGCGTCCCGATTTCAGTCGAACCACCGAATCCCCAGCAACCGCGGCAGATGAGAGATGCCGCGGAAGCAAATTCGGCGAGCACCCGCGATCCCCCGGCTCGGGAAACCGCATCGGCGCCCAATCCAGAACCGCAACTCTACTGAGATCGGCAAAACAGCAGGCAGGCTGAACACGAGCAGTTGGAAGCGATCAAAGGTTGAGGCAATCGGGTTTGGGGACGAGGAAAAACGCGTTCAAACAGCACGACCACGACCGGGGCTCCCCGGCGGGCGCGTGGGAGGGAAAGCGACAGATCTGGCCGGAGCGGGGGCTCACCTCGTTGTCGCAGACGCCCTCGCAGATGTCCGTCTTCTTGCGGTTGCAGTAGCCGGCCTCCATCGCGCCGAGGACGGCgaggaagacgaaggggaaATCAGCAGCCTCCCCCGAAGCGCGGGGAGGGGCCACGCGCCGCACGAACCGCGCGCGCCGGTCGCGGAGCGGGGGTCAACACGGCACGCGTCTCCCGCAGCCCCGCTTCCCCCGCGGCGCTGGCCCAATGGCGCGCACGATCGCcccggacgccgccgccgccgccgggagcAGAGCcctcgcctcgccgccggcctgccgccgcgCGTGGCTGTGTGTGCTCTACCTTCTCGCGTCCTGGCCCTCGAGGGTTCCGCGTGCTCGCGTCTCGCTCCGGGTCTCGACTCCTCTCCTCTTACCTGCCGCCGCGTGACGGGCAGGCGCGCTGGGGGATTTCGTGGGAgcgccgggggcggaggcgCAAAAGGGCGAGCAGTCGATGGACGCGAGGGGCAAGTGTTTGCGATGCGAGACGGGGAGGGGTTCCGGGAACCGCTTAATTATAGCCGTTTGGTGTTGGGGGCGTGGTGCGGTGGCCTGGCCTGCGCGTGGGCGTGGTGGGGTGGGGTGGCGCGGCGTGGCTGGCCGAGGCGGAGAGCTGGTCTTTGTTTGTCCTCGTGCCGGGGGCGTCCCACCATCCGCTTATTTTTAATGCGCCGATGAGGCCTAGGCACAAGACCCTGTCACGGCTGATTCTTTAACCGGATGATTAAAAAAAAAGGAGTTTTGTGAATTCTAAATGCATCTACTTGGCGATGTAAGGAGGAGATTTGAAAACTTTTTAAATCTCTTCCATCTTTTTGTTTATCCTTTGGCTTGGCTGTTTCGGTTAGGGGAGGTTGGTGTGAATGCGGTTCGAGGTCGGGGCCTGGCCGTTTGGGCATCAGGCTCCAGCTCAGCCTTTGTTGTGCAGGTTGGATTATGAGCTGAGATGGTGGTGGCGAGGGATCCCTCTGAGATGTAATGACAGGGAGGGCATCTCTCTCGCCGGGATGCTTCCTgtatgctgctgctgctgtgcttTTGGCCGTGCTGTTTTTTTCTaccccttcttcttttcctgtcCCTTCCTTGCTTCTTTCGGATAAGAGGTCGTGTGATCAAATGATGACGGATCATGTGAAGTACCGTGTGGTCTTTTTCTCCGCGTCTGATGTCTTTATCGGGTGACTTTCGATTGAAATAGTTTTATGGTATGCCGGTGGTATAATCTACCGTACAAAAGTTTTCCAAAATATCTGAGTAGCAATGTGAATTTGTCCGCAAAATACAAAGTTCTCTATTGCAGTCAAGTGCTAAAAAAATAATTACCGAATGGTTTTAGCTAAATCAAGAAAAGCCCCCCCTGGAACAAGTCTTCGAAAAAGTCAGTCATGAGAACAATTagccctccctctctttccaGTGGCGTCTTAGCTCTGCGTTTCCGAAAGAGGGAACACGTCAACACCGCTTTCTCGTCCGAGCGAAGGAACAACAAGGATGTATTGCGCTCAAAGCCAGGCAAGTACACCTCAAAGCCAGGCAACTAGCCAATTGCTAGCTCGCACGTTTGTGGGCAGAGGCCTGTATTGCGCTACGCCCACTTGTTTCAACTATAAAAAACTAAAAAAATCTACCAGCTGCAGTGTTTTATGTACTGAAACTGTcaaaaaaaaactaaaaaaaGGTACCAGCTGCAGTGTTTTATTGCATAACAGATGCTCCAGTGCTACGAGAGCATTTGCAGGCCGTAGCAGAATCAGTTAGACACCTAAACACCTTATCTCCATGAGCACAGATAGTGGGGACAAAGTGTGGGTATCGAGCTGCATTATTGAGCTTGGCGCCTCCCTTATCAATTATCGTACCCGCAGTACCTGTAGTGAGTATCTAGCACAACGACCTCCATGATGCACGATCTCGCTGCACCTTTCGATCCACAGCAACATAAAAAAGGGTCCATAAAAGCCGTGCACAGAAACTGCAAGACCAAGCTTTTGCAGCATGCCAGGAGGAGCAGAAATGGCATAAAGCTCGGCCGAGGGCGAGGAGACTGAGGAATGAGgagcaggcagcagcagctcCATCCGGCAACGGCCAGGCCGAACTAGTGCGCCGGTCGTTGCCGGGGACAGGATTTCAAGCGAGTGGCCGGAGCAGCACGTTCTCCCGCCATGTATTTTGGGGGAAAAAGGAGACGGGCGCTTTTGCCCTGATCCATTTGGTTTTGCCTCGGTGCCGAAACGGCCGCTGCGTGCCACTCCACCACGGGCCTCAGGCTCAAATCGTGGCTCACATGCTTGGGCTCCaaagtctctctctctctctctctctctctctctctctctctcgtttcaaagaaaaaaaaggatttCCTCTCTTTCACCTTGCTGTAGTGCTTCGTTTTTGGCTAGCACTTTGGCTCGCACGAGTACGGTGCTTTGGCGATCTaacgcgagcggcgagggcccACCTGGCAGCGACCGTTGGGACGCCAGCGAATGAGCTTTGCCCGTTGGAAACTGTCAGGCAGGTACGCGGCCGTGGTGGCCTTGGTGGGGGCATCCACCAACCGAACGCGTCTTCCAAATCGCTCGGATTAAGCCAAGCGTTAAAGCCTTAAACACACCTCCGTCAGTTTTGAAACCGGCGAAAGAAGCGGCGCCTTTCTGTCAGGCTTTCCCGGTCAACTAAACCCGCACGGGCGAGGACACGTCGCCGGTACGGGAAAAAAAACCGTTCGGATTTTCCGCGACAGagaggaagaaaaaaaaacaaccgCATCATGCCATCATCTGCCGCCATTTGCTTCCGGGCGAAGGCACGCGCGGGCGGTGAACGCACCAGTCAGTGCCGGGCGCCGTTGGGTGCCGTGGCGATCACTCTGTGGGCTGACTCGTTTGACCACCAAAGTGACCTGTCCCAACAGTACCGCGACCTGGCCTGGCCTGCCGTCCCATTTAATGAAGCTTGTGTGGTCACTCGCGCAGGAACAAGCATGACCGCAGATCAGCAGATCACCGGGGGAAAAAGAAACGGCAGCCCCCGTGACAGAGGCTCAGACGCTCAGTGTAGGACGTTCTTCATTCTAAAGGAACGGAACGGTTTTGAATGGGGGatgatcgccgccgccgccgccggcaatcAAGGGCGGCGAGAACCGAGGCAAGCAGAGCAGCGGCAGCTGGCTCTCTCGCTCTCGCGTCACATGGGCGCGCGCCCCCGGCCACATGGAGGCAGCGCGGAGGGCTCCACGCAGGGCTTGGCTGCAGCCCAAAGACACCGGGCatcggctcctcctcctcctacccGAGCACATGGCAGCCGTCCAACCAAATGCTTGATCGCATTTTTTCCATTCCGGTAGAGATATCGCGACGCTGCGCCTGGATGCGGCGGTTGACTTGGGCGCTGCAACTGCGAGATCGCAGTAGCAAAGGTGAGGGGACCAGCAGCTTGATCTCATCCCCCGACGACTCATCCGCGGAGACCTGCGTTGTCCGGCCGGCCGCGTACTGGAGGCGCGGGTCGGCGACCGGGTCGACGACGGGAGCAGAGAAGCTGGGTCGTCGAAGAGCGCCGCAACCCACAGCGTGGACGTGGACGGGTGTATCATTGCGTTGCGCTGCTAGACGGCTGGGTCAGTCGTGGCTGGTTTACAGTTTACTAGCCCAGTTGCGGCAGGTTCAGAGCACGGAGCGGCTAGTTGGCGAGTGGCGACGGACACCAACTGGTGCGGTTGCTGGCTGGGAACTCGTGGTAAAACCACCGCCATGCGTTTgggaagattttttttttttaccgAAACCGGTAAAATAGTGCGCCAGACTTTCTATCCATTGAACCATTTGCAGGGATTTTGCTGCTGGTGCACGGAGTGCAGCCTATGAAAGCTCGCGTTTGAATAGCCGTTGTACTGCTTCTATTGCCGGTGGGCAACCTTATCATTTCTTGCCATTCAAATACTCTAGGACTTAAGAATGATGATTTCCATGAAGAAAGAAACGTTTAACTGCCCTTTAAAGCTTTCCAAGACGAGATAGGGATGCAAGCTAATCGGCACTTGCACTTGTATAGTCTGCCAACAGGCTTTGGCAAATAGGCAGTGATGGAAGAGATGTACCAGGGTTTCCTTGGTGTTTTCTAAGCACAAGACAACCATAGCTCCGCAGAAACATATTCTTCCTTCGAAGGAGTTCCTTGGTGCTCAATCTATCAAGTTAGAAAAAAACTTTGTGTTTGGGAAGATTATTAAAACCATATACGGCAAGGGGGTAAAAAAAAAGTTGGTTGCTCAAAAGAAAAAGTTGCTAAAAAATTGGGTCCACAGTATTAAGAGGCAAGAAGACGCCCTCCAAAGTTTCTTAATTATTTTTTTAAAGGCAAAGTTTATTAATTATTAGCAAGAGGCAGGAAGAAAAATCCCCGATGAGATAACAGGGATCTCTGCATGGCATTCTGCGAATTACCATGGCTGGGTAACTTGTGAAAGAGAGCCTACACTGCCATGCAGTTGTGTAGTACTCCAGTTGCCGCTATGCTCACCCCTGGAGATGGATTGCCTGCCATAAATTTCCTCTGGCTCCATGGAATTCCAAAAGCGGGCCTGATTTTGTTGTAATGCAGCACACAGATTTTGCCGTTTCTCGGGACATTCCTTGACCCATCGGAGTCCAACAGGCTTGAAAAGTCGGAGAGGCTTATCGTGCATCTCCCCTTCTTCTTCAGATCTGGCACTTGGTACAGCCGTAGTTGACCGCTGTCTTGTCCCAAAGACCTCCCTCGATGTACCAGCAGCAAGTTGGACAAGAACCTGAATTTTTGATAGAATACGAACAGCCTGGCCTTTACTTTGTCCGGAGTATCACAACAAGACGAGTACAAAAAGTTACCAAAAGCCCCACAAAGTTTGAAGAGAGACGCTATTGAGCACAAATTGTAGCAGTAAACCTCCATCCGGGTTGCCAAACACTCGCGTCGCCATTGTTTCTAAAACCCGGCATGCATTACGGTATTGTTTTCTCAACTCGTGACTCCACTGCAACCATGCCCATTTGGCCTATGCTGTCCGTGTCAGCAGCAATGGGAAGTAACGATTGAAATTTTTGGAAGAATTTGGCCGCGGCTGAGGTTAGGATTGAGGTGTCCCAGAATATTGGCTTACGCATGCTGATGAGAAGGGATCGGTATGAAACAGTCTCTCTCAAGTACAGTTAAGTTTTTTCACTATTGGGCTTAGTATCACAACAGAAAAAGAAATTTCTAAATCACATATAGGAGTAAATGATATGTACTAACTACTAAGCCACAAATAAGCTAATTTGAGATTTTTTGGAAATACAAAGCTAATAATTTGAGTTCGAGAAAGAGTAAGAGCTGTGGAGCCCCTAGTATGCAGTGTACCAGCTGTCAGCTGACCACACCACTTCAGAATTGGCACTTGCCACAGACATAGTTGAACAGTACGTTGTCCCAAGCTCCTAAATTTGCCAACActaagtgggagaacgacctgTGAAATATAAAGCTATTTTTTTTTGCGGATGAAATATGAAGCTATTTTACAATCCAAGAAAACTACTCAACGAGGTTTCATCATCTACCAGGAAAGCACCGCACGCTCTTCAACAAAAGCACAAGGAACAACTTGGCTGCATCAATCAGAACCATTCAAAGTGGCatatccaaaaaaaaaaaaactgcacTTGCATACTACGTCGATTTGAGGACCATGGACCACAGGCAATCGTGACATTTGATACGCACGCATCTGCTGCCCATGTCAGCAGCACTCTAGCGGGTCAAATTTGGAAGGATTGGATGCTGATGAGGTTAGGACTCATGAAGGTGCAGTCCCAATCTGTGTTTCAAACAGACTAACCTAGAGCAGAGGCATCTTATATCTACTTTAGGATCTGTATTCTATAC
Coding sequences within it:
- the LOC112889217 gene encoding beta-1,4-mannosyl-glycoprotein 4-beta-N-acetylglucosaminyltransferase-like is translated as MEAGYCNRKKTDICEGVCDNEYGSKSVLSMSRLKCALRGFDLRALLILLIGVPILIFVIYVHGQKVTYFLRPIWEKPPKPFTIRPHYYHENVSMNNLCKLHGWKVRETPRRVFDAVLFSNELDILDIRWHELSPYVSEFVLLESNSTFTGIKKDLHFKENRQRFEFAESRLTYGMIGGRFVKGENPFVEESYQRVALDQLIKIAGITDDDLLIMSDVDEIPSGHTINLLRWCDDIPEILHLQLRNYLYSFQFLLDDKSWRASVHRYRSGKTRYAHFRQTDDLLADSGWHCSFCFRYINDFIFKMKAYSHVDRIRFKYFLNSKRIQHVICEGSDLFDMLPEEYTFQEIIAKLGPIPSTFSAVHLPAYLLEQTDRYRYLLPGHCMRESG